A DNA window from Luteolibacter luteus contains the following coding sequences:
- a CDS encoding histidine kinase dimerization/phospho-acceptor domain-containing protein: MATTTDSIPWDEVLGKAVHDMRTPLSGLKTAIEVLRLAQNDPDKVSRVISMMERQTAELTGMLERLAKEPESYRIS, from the coding sequence ATGGCGACAACGACCGACAGCATCCCTTGGGACGAAGTGTTAGGGAAAGCCGTACACGACATGCGCACACCATTGTCCGGTCTCAAAACCGCGATCGAGGTGCTCCGCCTTGCCCAAAACGATCCCGACAAGGTCTCCCGCGTCATCTCGATGATGGAGCGGCAGACCGCCGAGCTAACCGGGATGCTGGAACGCTTGGCGAAGGAACCTGAATCCTATCGGATCTCCTGA
- a CDS encoding DUF1737 domain-containing protein, with protein MDLTKYTVVTSDDFGVFEDRVNQLIGDGWKLQGGVTGTALPDTKAGLVHVQWSQALVLPARAAALEVQEEMEKPMPTDFEREAGLTVLPEEGRPGQAGGFVAGQPLLEDQEIR; from the coding sequence ATGGACCTAACGAAATATACCGTCGTCACTTCCGATGATTTCGGAGTGTTCGAGGATCGTGTGAACCAATTGATCGGTGACGGGTGGAAGTTGCAGGGCGGTGTCACCGGTACCGCTCTTCCGGACACCAAGGCCGGCTTGGTCCATGTCCAGTGGAGCCAAGCGCTGGTGCTTCCGGCACGGGCGGCAGCATTGGAAGTCCAAGAGGAGATGGAGAAGCCCATGCCGACGGACTTCGAACGCGAGGCTGGTCTAACCGTTCTGCCCGAAGAAGGTCGTCCCGGCCAAGCGGGCGGCTTCGTGGCTGGACAGCCCCTTCTGGAGGATCAGGAGATCCGATAG
- a CDS encoding Ku protein produces the protein MARSIWKGSIAFGLVNIPVSLTGAEQRPDVQLHMVDSKNHARIRYERVNADSGEEVPWDRMVKGYEYEEGQFILLSEEELAAVEPKLTKMIEISEFVALEDIDPLLFDKPYYLEPEKRGRKAYALLREAMRKSGKAGISRVVIRTREYLSAMFVRYDVLVLMLLRFPQEIKASAKLELPSSKDKEWYPVKRELDLAERLIDEMTTKWDPEEFHDEYRKTLMDYIEKKISTGETVDDVKSSDEQESSPKGKIVDLADYLERSVGQKKSKGKQPAAKKAAKKAAKHAKKAASKKTARKKARSA, from the coding sequence ATGGCACGTTCCATCTGGAAAGGGTCCATCGCCTTCGGCTTGGTGAATATCCCGGTCTCTCTCACCGGCGCGGAACAGCGTCCCGATGTGCAGCTCCACATGGTGGATAGCAAGAATCACGCGCGGATACGATACGAGCGGGTGAATGCAGACTCCGGCGAGGAGGTTCCGTGGGACCGGATGGTGAAAGGCTACGAATACGAGGAGGGCCAGTTTATCCTGCTTTCGGAGGAAGAACTTGCAGCCGTCGAGCCGAAGCTCACGAAGATGATTGAGATCTCGGAATTCGTCGCCTTGGAAGACATCGATCCCTTGCTCTTCGACAAGCCTTACTATCTCGAACCCGAGAAGCGCGGGCGGAAAGCCTATGCATTGCTGCGTGAGGCGATGCGGAAGTCGGGGAAGGCCGGCATTTCCCGCGTGGTGATTCGCACGCGGGAGTATCTTTCCGCGATGTTCGTGAGGTATGACGTGCTGGTACTGATGCTCCTCCGCTTTCCGCAGGAGATCAAAGCTTCGGCGAAGCTCGAATTGCCATCCTCGAAGGACAAGGAGTGGTACCCGGTGAAGCGGGAGCTGGACCTAGCCGAGCGCCTTATCGATGAGATGACCACCAAGTGGGACCCTGAGGAGTTCCACGACGAGTATCGGAAGACGCTGATGGATTACATCGAGAAGAAGATCAGCACCGGTGAGACCGTGGACGATGTGAAGAGCTCCGATGAGCAGGAGAGCTCGCCGAAAGGAAAGATTGTTGATCTTGCCGACTACCTCGAACGCAGCGTGGGCCAGAAGAAATCCAAGGGCAAGCAACCGGCCGCGAAGAAGGCGGCCAAGAAAGCCGCGAAACATGCCAAGAAAGCCGCCAGCAAAAAAACAGCCCGCAAGAAAGCCCGCTCAGCTTGA
- a CDS encoding YybH family protein, which yields MKTKLLSAGLALAMIPASGLCAEEAAPDPEIAGLEKAAKDFVAAFNKKDAAAVAALFTENGEITDLDASEVTSGRADIQARYEAIFAAPKAPQIAVEVDSVRLVGKGLAIEDGTVHSTPPGEDAVPTSMNYTAVLQKGDSGEWQIASTRDRGDASDAAGELAELASDLKGDWTTTVDGMRVDLAFGWDDSGKYLIGEMLVTAADAEPLSTNIRIGWDPAHQTITWWTFDDGGGFAKGDWTKLEDDQWMIHTEGTTSDGELTSANQTLTFDGEDAFTWTATERLVDGEKQPDIEMRVVRQTPDPAAKVEK from the coding sequence ATGAAAACGAAACTGCTGTCCGCCGGGCTAGCCCTGGCGATGATTCCTGCTTCCGGCCTCTGTGCTGAAGAGGCAGCCCCTGACCCCGAGATCGCCGGCTTGGAGAAAGCAGCCAAGGATTTCGTGGCCGCCTTCAACAAGAAAGACGCTGCGGCAGTCGCCGCGCTCTTCACGGAAAACGGAGAGATTACCGATCTCGATGCCAGTGAAGTGACGAGCGGGCGAGCTGATATCCAAGCCCGCTACGAGGCGATCTTCGCCGCTCCGAAGGCCCCGCAGATCGCCGTGGAGGTGGACTCGGTGCGACTGGTGGGCAAGGGCCTGGCGATCGAGGATGGGACCGTGCACTCCACGCCACCGGGTGAGGATGCGGTGCCAACATCCATGAACTACACCGCGGTGCTCCAGAAAGGCGATTCCGGTGAATGGCAGATCGCCAGCACGCGGGACCGCGGGGATGCCTCGGACGCCGCCGGTGAGCTCGCTGAGCTGGCCTCCGACCTGAAGGGAGATTGGACCACCACGGTCGATGGCATGCGGGTGGATCTTGCCTTTGGATGGGATGATTCGGGCAAGTATTTGATCGGAGAAATGCTGGTCACCGCCGCGGATGCGGAACCGCTTTCCACCAATATCCGCATAGGTTGGGACCCCGCCCACCAGACCATCACCTGGTGGACCTTTGACGACGGCGGCGGCTTTGCCAAGGGCGACTGGACCAAGCTGGAGGACGACCAGTGGATGATCCACACCGAGGGCACCACCTCCGACGGAGAGCTCACCAGCGCCAACCAAACCCTCACCTTTGACGGGGAAGACGCCTTTACCTGGACCGCCACCGAGCGGCTCGTGGATGGCGAGAAACAGCCGGACATTGAAATGCGGGTCGTCCGGCAAACGCCCGACCCGGCGGCGAAAGTGGAAAAGTGA
- a CDS encoding DUF72 domain-containing protein codes for MAGKIRIGISGWTYPPWRGVFYPDDLPHRSELAYASRALRTIEINGTFYSLQRATSFHKWSGEVPDDFVFSVKANRFITHIRRLREVKKPMANFFASGLLELGRKLGPVLWQFPPSFKFDPALLDEFFSLLPRDMDGMAKLARRHEGRLPGKAALKPRADGPVRHAMEVRHFSFQCEEFVSLLREHDVALVVADTAGKWPFMEDVTSDFIYLRLHGDEELYTSGYSPSALDNWEKKISRWAKGGSPRGTKRITPAPAPTKSGRDVFAYFDNDVKVHAPFDAMALARRLGMDPRYEEPPPGRPEAKRKSRTKAS; via the coding sequence ATGGCCGGGAAAATCCGCATCGGCATCTCGGGCTGGACCTATCCGCCTTGGCGCGGGGTCTTTTACCCGGATGATCTTCCGCATCGTTCGGAACTCGCCTATGCCTCGCGGGCCCTGCGGACGATCGAGATCAACGGGACATTCTACTCGCTCCAGCGGGCGACGAGTTTTCACAAGTGGTCGGGTGAAGTGCCGGACGATTTCGTCTTCTCGGTCAAGGCTAACCGTTTCATCACCCACATCCGCAGGCTGCGGGAGGTGAAGAAGCCGATGGCGAATTTCTTCGCCTCCGGACTTCTTGAACTAGGGCGGAAGCTGGGGCCGGTGCTCTGGCAGTTTCCGCCGAGTTTCAAATTCGATCCTGCGCTGTTAGATGAGTTCTTTTCACTCCTGCCGCGGGATATGGATGGAATGGCGAAACTGGCTCGCCGGCATGAAGGCCGGCTGCCGGGGAAAGCGGCATTGAAGCCGCGGGCGGATGGTCCGGTGAGGCACGCGATGGAGGTCCGGCACTTCTCGTTCCAATGCGAGGAGTTCGTATCGCTACTCCGGGAACACGATGTGGCGCTGGTGGTTGCCGACACCGCTGGCAAATGGCCCTTCATGGAAGATGTGACTTCGGATTTCATCTATCTACGCCTTCACGGGGACGAGGAACTCTACACAAGCGGTTACTCGCCATCCGCGTTGGACAACTGGGAGAAGAAAATCAGCCGATGGGCGAAGGGTGGATCGCCCCGCGGCACCAAGCGGATTACCCCTGCACCGGCGCCCACGAAGTCCGGGCGTGATGTGTTCGCCTACTTTGACAATGACGTGAAGGTCCACGCGCCTTTTGATGCCATGGCTCTGGCGCGACGTCTGGGAATGGATCCCCGCTATGAGGAGCCACCCCCCGGGCGTCCGGAAGCCAAGCGCAAGTCCCGGACAAAAGCGTCGTAG
- the ligD gene encoding DNA ligase D — MPRKPPAKKQPARKPAQLEPYRKKRNFKATPEPAAGRGKKEGRIFVVQEHDASHHHFDFRLEMNGVLASWAVPKGIPEDIHAKRLAVHVEDHPVSYASFHGVIPKGNYGAGTVDIWDSGTWEPLDRDWRKAYEKGKLKFILRGKRLEGPYLLARMSAEPNWLLRKLDPETHPTGTPVEPTAEAVAFVLPQLSRPVPTVPEGKEWVHEIKLDGYRLIAVRKKGEVKLYTRKQLDWTDRFADVASRLEKLKGGDFVMDGEAVVFNSKGHSSFSALQEALKSGKGRAITFVAFDLLNLDGRNLKELPLVERVKYLAKLLPEEQGPLRRSKVWPADSGADLFLQACKLGLEGIISKRASGRYVPESRKDWTKSKCRPRQEFVICGYTEPRNSCPAFGALVLASYENGKLIPRGKVGTGFSDESRRSLLKQMASRKMPRGPFPGEKGVTWIKPDLVAEIEFAELTHEGSIRQGSFLSLREDKPASDVHLDAVEKASAKGKGVTVAGIEITHPERVVYSDDSITKLEVARYYERVGELILPHLKDRPLALLRAPDGIGSDMFFQKSFKAHVPPHVKMSTLDDGTEVISIKNLKGLISLVQFGVIEIHPWGASLAKPDKPDQIIWDLDPDKSVPWKEVLGAAFLLRDVLEARGLQTLVKTSGGKGLHVVLHLKRQHSWEVMKSFAKGVAASVAEQNPQRFTITSSFKKRGGKIYIDWLRNGRGATCIAPWALRARPGAAVSMPLEWDQLPGLEAQGFTIREPAETPASWLNIISQSVPKALLAEFASL, encoded by the coding sequence ATGCCAAGAAAGCCGCCAGCAAAAAAACAGCCCGCAAGAAAGCCCGCTCAGCTTGAGCCGTACCGCAAGAAGCGGAACTTCAAGGCGACCCCGGAGCCTGCCGCGGGTCGGGGCAAGAAGGAGGGGCGGATCTTCGTCGTGCAGGAACATGATGCCAGCCATCATCACTTTGATTTCCGTCTGGAGATGAATGGAGTGCTTGCCAGCTGGGCAGTGCCGAAAGGCATTCCCGAAGACATCCATGCCAAGCGTCTGGCGGTTCACGTGGAAGATCACCCGGTAAGCTATGCTTCGTTTCACGGCGTGATTCCCAAAGGGAACTACGGAGCGGGAACCGTCGACATCTGGGATAGTGGAACCTGGGAACCGCTCGACCGCGATTGGCGTAAAGCCTACGAGAAGGGCAAGTTGAAGTTTATCCTCCGCGGCAAAAGATTGGAGGGGCCCTATCTTCTCGCAAGAATGAGTGCAGAGCCAAATTGGCTGCTGCGAAAGCTGGATCCGGAGACGCATCCTACCGGAACGCCGGTCGAACCCACCGCGGAAGCCGTGGCGTTTGTCCTCCCGCAGCTTTCCCGACCGGTGCCAACGGTGCCGGAAGGCAAGGAATGGGTTCACGAGATCAAGCTTGATGGCTACCGCTTGATCGCCGTGAGGAAGAAAGGTGAGGTAAAGCTCTACACGCGGAAGCAACTGGATTGGACGGATCGTTTCGCGGATGTCGCGAGCCGCCTGGAGAAGCTGAAGGGGGGGGATTTCGTGATGGATGGAGAGGCGGTGGTCTTCAATTCCAAGGGTCACTCGAGTTTCAGTGCACTTCAGGAGGCATTGAAGTCGGGGAAGGGCAGGGCCATCACCTTCGTTGCTTTCGATCTTTTGAACTTGGATGGAAGGAATTTGAAAGAGTTGCCCCTTGTGGAGCGCGTGAAGTACTTGGCGAAGTTGCTTCCCGAGGAGCAAGGGCCGTTGCGCCGCTCCAAGGTTTGGCCCGCCGACAGCGGTGCCGATCTTTTCCTCCAAGCGTGCAAGCTGGGGCTCGAAGGGATCATCAGCAAACGGGCAAGCGGGCGATATGTCCCGGAGAGCCGGAAGGATTGGACGAAGTCGAAATGCCGTCCCCGCCAGGAGTTCGTCATCTGTGGCTACACGGAGCCTCGAAATTCTTGTCCCGCCTTCGGGGCCCTGGTGTTGGCATCCTATGAGAATGGGAAGCTGATCCCGAGAGGCAAGGTGGGCACTGGATTCTCCGACGAGTCGCGGCGCTCGCTCCTCAAGCAGATGGCCTCGCGGAAGATGCCGCGCGGTCCTTTTCCCGGGGAAAAGGGCGTGACGTGGATCAAGCCGGACCTTGTGGCCGAGATCGAATTCGCTGAGTTGACCCATGAGGGTTCAATCCGCCAGGGAAGTTTCCTCTCATTGCGGGAAGACAAACCGGCAAGCGACGTCCATCTTGATGCCGTGGAAAAAGCATCCGCCAAGGGCAAGGGAGTTACCGTTGCCGGGATCGAGATCACGCATCCCGAGCGCGTCGTTTATTCCGACGACTCGATCACCAAGCTGGAGGTCGCGCGCTACTACGAGCGGGTGGGGGAACTCATCTTGCCGCATTTGAAGGACCGGCCGCTTGCCCTTCTGAGGGCTCCCGACGGGATCGGCAGTGACATGTTCTTCCAAAAGAGCTTCAAGGCGCATGTTCCGCCGCACGTGAAGATGAGCACGCTGGACGATGGAACCGAGGTGATCTCCATCAAGAACTTGAAGGGCCTCATTTCCCTTGTGCAATTCGGAGTGATCGAGATCCACCCTTGGGGTGCGTCTTTAGCGAAGCCCGACAAGCCTGATCAGATCATCTGGGATCTCGATCCCGACAAGTCGGTGCCTTGGAAAGAGGTGCTGGGCGCCGCTTTTCTCCTGCGGGACGTTCTTGAGGCGCGCGGTCTCCAGACCTTGGTGAAAACTTCAGGCGGCAAGGGACTTCACGTGGTGCTCCACCTCAAGCGCCAGCACTCTTGGGAAGTCATGAAATCTTTTGCGAAAGGGGTGGCTGCCTCCGTCGCGGAACAGAATCCCCAGCGCTTCACGATCACCTCCAGCTTCAAGAAGCGCGGCGGGAAGATCTACATCGACTGGCTCCGCAATGGCCGCGGTGCCACTTGCATCGCGCCATGGGCTTTGCGCGCCCGACCAGGGGCCGCGGTTTCCATGCCGCTGGAGTGGGATCAACTTCCGGGCTTGGAGGCCCAAGGTTTCACCATTCGTGAACCGGCGGAAACTCCGGCGAGTTGGCTGAATATCATTTCCCAGTCCGTCCCGAAGGCGCTGCTGGCTGAGTTTGCCTCGCTGTAG
- a CDS encoding UdgX family uracil-DNA binding protein (This protein belongs to the uracil DNA glycosylase superfamily, members of which act in excision repair of DNA. However, it belongs more specifically to UdgX branch, whose founding member was found to bind uracil in DNA (where it does not belong), without cleaving it, appears to promote DNA repair by a pathway involving RecA, rather than base excision.) yields the protein MNRTKPSVDTPPKASLSKLKKEAIHCRNCPLWKNATQTVFGEGPAKARIIIVGEQPGDQEDLAGRPFVGPAGRLLDKALAEAGLDRSKTWVTNAVKHFKWKPRGKIRLHQKPSAGEISACKPWLLGELRAIHPEVLVIMGATAARSLLGNKIRVTVDRGLIEAPEIAPQVVLTIHPSSLLRIRGSDEERAAAYDAFVRDLRLASGRPGGGSS from the coding sequence ATGAACCGGACTAAGCCTTCTGTCGACACACCTCCGAAAGCCTCGCTTTCGAAATTGAAGAAGGAAGCGATCCATTGCCGCAATTGCCCCCTTTGGAAGAACGCGACCCAAACCGTATTCGGTGAAGGGCCGGCGAAGGCACGAATCATCATCGTCGGAGAACAACCCGGGGATCAGGAAGACTTGGCTGGACGTCCCTTCGTAGGTCCGGCCGGACGCTTGCTCGACAAGGCGCTTGCGGAGGCGGGACTCGATCGCTCGAAGACATGGGTCACCAATGCCGTAAAGCATTTCAAGTGGAAGCCCCGGGGAAAGATCCGTCTCCACCAGAAGCCTTCCGCGGGTGAAATCTCCGCCTGCAAGCCTTGGCTGCTCGGCGAACTTCGCGCCATCCATCCCGAAGTGCTGGTCATCATGGGAGCCACGGCGGCTCGCTCTCTATTAGGAAATAAAATCCGGGTAACGGTGGACCGGGGCTTGATCGAAGCGCCGGAAATTGCTCCGCAGGTGGTGCTTACCATTCATCCATCATCCCTCCTGCGCATTCGCGGGTCAGATGAAGAGCGGGCCGCGGCCTACGACGCTTTTGTCCGGGACTTGCGCTTGGCTTCCGGACGCCCGGGGGGTGGCTCCTCATAG
- a CDS encoding sensor histidine kinase, producing the protein MTYLLVANSSPMNAVEVLWLLVIGACLMLALVQVLAPARNRACLWVALLAISLAGIGAGELAAMLATTPQAYAEALHWMQIPVYTACVSIVGYVQWFLGGGRTWLGHLVLALSALCLAFNLLTGLGQNPSGISALREIHFLGQDVAVAEMVSGPRAWLAGTALLLLAAFLSDAAWRLWRKEERLHALALGGCALLFIAFSPLQAALLPAGKTAMPYLIGFPFGASLTVIAYEGRRRMSGARPAEGPGHRNENEADPASGSGEFARVTLVSTLNEFSGSLAHELNQPLAIILANAQAAQRLLTQSPPDLNEVKEILSDIVDEDRRAGDVIQRLRALLKREETKMEPLNLNELVIEVLHRTHRELSGHGIKASRCLDGKLPEAKGDRVQLQQVLLNLITNAAEAMIRQPQEMRRLDVSTSTKHDSVWLTIRDQGTGLPEKIEQIFIPFHTTKAEGLGMGLAISRSIMTAHGGHLRASSNPDGGAIFELELPALLAEPQIRTSPVVTRHGKIPIH; encoded by the coding sequence ATGACCTATCTCCTTGTCGCGAACAGCTCTCCCATGAACGCGGTCGAAGTTCTTTGGCTATTGGTAATTGGTGCCTGCTTGATGTTGGCATTGGTGCAAGTGTTAGCTCCGGCGAGGAACCGGGCCTGCTTGTGGGTGGCCCTGCTGGCTATTTCACTCGCGGGCATCGGTGCCGGGGAACTCGCCGCGATGCTGGCAACCACACCCCAAGCGTATGCTGAAGCACTCCACTGGATGCAGATCCCCGTTTACACAGCCTGCGTTTCCATCGTCGGCTACGTTCAATGGTTCCTCGGTGGCGGCAGGACTTGGCTGGGCCATCTGGTATTGGCACTCAGCGCGCTCTGCTTGGCTTTCAACCTTCTCACCGGTCTGGGTCAGAATCCTTCCGGGATCTCCGCGCTGCGGGAAATTCACTTCCTCGGGCAGGACGTAGCAGTGGCGGAGATGGTGTCCGGTCCGCGAGCGTGGCTGGCAGGGACAGCACTCCTGCTGCTGGCCGCCTTCCTGAGCGACGCGGCTTGGAGGCTGTGGCGAAAGGAGGAGCGGTTGCACGCACTGGCCCTGGGAGGATGTGCACTGCTGTTCATCGCTTTTTCCCCTCTCCAAGCTGCTCTTCTCCCGGCCGGGAAGACCGCAATGCCCTATCTCATCGGCTTCCCTTTTGGTGCCTCCCTTACTGTCATTGCCTACGAGGGACGCCGGAGGATGTCCGGGGCTCGCCCCGCGGAAGGCCCCGGGCACCGGAACGAGAATGAGGCGGACCCTGCCTCCGGCTCCGGAGAGTTTGCCCGGGTTACCCTGGTGAGTACCCTGAACGAATTCTCCGGCTCCTTGGCCCACGAGCTCAATCAGCCTCTGGCCATCATCCTTGCCAACGCTCAGGCAGCCCAGCGGCTCCTCACCCAGTCACCGCCGGACCTCAATGAGGTGAAGGAAATCCTTTCCGATATCGTGGATGAGGATCGACGGGCCGGAGATGTAATCCAACGGCTGCGGGCGCTGCTCAAGCGGGAGGAGACCAAGATGGAGCCGCTCAACCTCAACGAGCTGGTGATAGAGGTGCTACATCGCACTCATCGGGAACTCAGCGGGCACGGGATCAAGGCCAGCCGATGCCTCGACGGGAAGCTCCCGGAGGCGAAGGGGGACCGCGTTCAGCTCCAGCAGGTGCTCCTCAATTTGATCACCAATGCCGCGGAAGCCATGATCCGTCAGCCTCAGGAAATGCGGCGTCTGGACGTATCTACTTCCACCAAACACGACAGCGTCTGGCTGACCATTCGCGACCAAGGCACCGGTCTCCCGGAGAAGATCGAGCAGATCTTCATCCCCTTCCACACGACCAAAGCGGAAGGACTGGGCATGGGTCTGGCGATCTCACGATCGATCATGACCGCCCATGGCGGGCACTTGCGGGCGAGCTCAAATCCCGATGGGGGAGCAATCTTCGAACTCGAGCTTCCCGCTTTGCTCGCCGAGCCGCAAATTCGGACATCTCCCGTCGTCACGCGACACGGGAAGATTCCTATTCATTAA
- a CDS encoding DNA topoisomerase IB yields MVENLIRLEELRLRHLVFTHDGMPGYHRQRSGKGFRYLTPEGVTLRDRSERSRIASLVIPPAYESVWVSIRANGHLQATGIDQRGRKQYRYHPDWHLLAADRKFEVLPAFAMALPRIRRRVRAALSGDELDKDRIIAGIVALLDATGFRVGNRRYVKENKSFGLSSLLSRHLFEEDGQWVIRFKGKSGKEHRADVADAKLVSLISELQDLPGQHLFQWEDAAGELRPVETADVNAWLKEVSDGDFTAKQFRTWRATLLCARELGKLPPEESQAALKRAEVAAIRYTAEALNHTVATCRKYYVHPGILKAFRGGELHRVMNSKPPRLRRADESARLNADERRVLSLIERFPVRARKKAARGVKP; encoded by the coding sequence ATGGTCGAGAACCTGATTCGCCTCGAGGAACTCCGCCTGCGCCATCTGGTGTTCACGCACGACGGAATGCCGGGCTATCACCGCCAGCGGAGCGGGAAGGGCTTCAGGTATCTCACTCCTGAGGGGGTGACGCTTCGTGACCGATCGGAACGCAGTCGCATTGCCTCGCTTGTGATCCCGCCTGCCTACGAATCGGTGTGGGTGAGCATCCGGGCGAACGGCCACCTGCAAGCGACTGGCATCGATCAACGTGGCAGGAAGCAGTATCGCTATCATCCCGATTGGCATCTCTTGGCGGCGGATCGGAAGTTCGAGGTCCTGCCGGCTTTTGCGATGGCTCTTCCGCGCATCAGGAGGAGAGTTCGTGCAGCCTTGTCGGGAGACGAGTTGGACAAGGACCGGATCATTGCCGGGATCGTCGCGCTGCTTGATGCGACCGGTTTTCGCGTCGGTAACCGCCGTTACGTGAAGGAGAACAAGAGCTTCGGGCTTTCATCCCTGCTTTCTCGGCATCTTTTCGAAGAGGACGGCCAATGGGTGATCCGGTTCAAAGGAAAGTCTGGCAAGGAGCACCGGGCGGATGTGGCCGATGCCAAGCTCGTATCGCTCATTTCCGAACTACAGGATCTTCCCGGCCAGCATTTGTTCCAATGGGAGGATGCAGCGGGTGAATTGCGCCCGGTCGAGACGGCAGATGTGAATGCCTGGCTGAAGGAGGTCTCGGATGGGGATTTCACGGCGAAACAATTCCGAACCTGGCGGGCAACGCTTCTGTGTGCGCGTGAATTAGGAAAGCTTCCGCCGGAGGAAAGCCAAGCCGCCCTCAAACGAGCGGAGGTAGCCGCGATTCGCTATACGGCAGAAGCCCTCAATCATACCGTCGCCACTTGCCGGAAGTATTACGTGCATCCCGGGATTCTGAAGGCGTTCCGAGGCGGTGAACTCCACCGCGTGATGAATTCCAAACCTCCGCGGCTGCGTCGCGCGGATGAAAGCGCCCGCCTCAATGCTGACGAGCGCCGGGTTCTCTCCCTCATTGAACGATTTCCCGTTCGAGCGCGGAAGAAAGCGGCGCGAGGCGTGAAGCCATGA